From Deltaproteobacteria bacterium, a single genomic window includes:
- a CDS encoding DUF3365 domain-containing protein, which translates to MTEEKKQLMAVTDQALKTELPEKRLARYAWFLGICWTLFIFGFLALDILDHRHDTESLAVREARANFDKDQAFRYWAASHGGVYVPVTEKTRPNPYLKDLPERDIRTPSGKLLTLMNPAYMVREMNERFRDLYGIRGHITSLNLHRAENAPDEWERKALKAFEREEKEVLEFSEIDGKPYIRLMQPMITVEGCLKCHAYQGYKVGDVRGGVSVSVPLSDLYAHEWEETLSDLITHGAIWIVGLIAIVTGQRRFKGQLRERERANKALIKWGEIFKYAEWGIAIGSGDSNQVEMMNRAFAEMHGWTMEEMRGRSLLDIYAPPCHKDLPGYIQKVHDFGHYTFESIHIRKDGSTFPVLMDVTAIKDDDGEVLYRIANVQDISAMKESEKKMKEQLDELRRWSGLNLDREERIMELKEEVNRLLEELGKDIRYMRIKEEENQ; encoded by the coding sequence ATGACTGAAGAAAAGAAACAGCTTATGGCTGTTACAGACCAGGCCTTGAAGACGGAACTTCCCGAGAAGCGACTTGCGCGTTACGCCTGGTTTCTCGGCATATGCTGGACTCTTTTCATTTTTGGCTTTCTTGCGCTCGATATTCTTGACCACAGGCATGATACGGAAAGCCTTGCAGTCAGGGAGGCGAGAGCCAACTTTGATAAGGACCAGGCATTTCGTTACTGGGCTGCTTCCCATGGCGGCGTCTATGTGCCTGTTACTGAAAAAACACGGCCCAACCCCTACCTTAAAGATCTTCCCGAGCGAGACATTAGAACGCCTTCAGGCAAGTTGCTCACCCTTATGAATCCTGCCTACATGGTCAGAGAGATGAATGAAAGGTTCAGAGACCTCTATGGCATAAGGGGGCATATTACGAGCCTTAATCTCCATCGTGCTGAAAATGCGCCTGACGAATGGGAGCGCAAGGCCCTTAAGGCCTTTGAAAGGGAGGAAAAAGAAGTTCTTGAATTTTCGGAAATTGACGGCAAGCCCTATATCAGACTTATGCAGCCCATGATAACGGTGGAAGGCTGCCTCAAGTGCCATGCCTACCAGGGCTATAAGGTGGGTGATGTGCGGGGCGGCGTCAGTGTGTCCGTGCCCCTTTCGGACCTTTACGCTCATGAATGGGAGGAAACGCTCAGTGATTTAATAACCCATGGCGCTATCTGGATAGTAGGGCTTATTGCCATCGTGACAGGACAGAGAAGGTTTAAAGGGCAGCTGAGAGAAAGGGAGCGTGCCAATAAGGCGCTTATCAAATGGGGAGAGATTTTCAAATATGCCGAGTGGGGAATTGCTATCGGGAGTGGTGACAGCAATCAGGTTGAGATGATGAACCGGGCCTTTGCCGAAATGCATGGCTGGACTATGGAGGAAATGAGGGGCCGTTCACTTTTGGATATTTATGCTCCCCCGTGCCATAAAGATCTGCCGGGATATATTCAGAAGGTCCATGATTTCGGTCATTATACTTTCGAGTCGATTCATATACGAAAGGACGGTTCCACTTTTCCTGTCCTCATGGATGTGACGGCCATTAAAGATGACGATGGAGAGGTTCTCTACCGGATTGCCAATGTTCAGGATATTAGCGCCATGAAGGAATCGGAAAAAAAAATGAAGGAACAGCTCGATGAGCTTCGCCGATGGAGCGGCTTGAACCTGGATCGTGAGGAGCGTATCATGGAGTTAAAGGAGGAGGTTAATCGCTTGCTGGAAGAGTTAGGGAAAGATATCCGTTACATGAGAATTAAAGAGGAAGAGAATCAATGA